From a region of the Odontesthes bonariensis isolate fOdoBon6 chromosome 2, fOdoBon6.hap1, whole genome shotgun sequence genome:
- the pibf1 gene encoding progesterone-induced-blocking factor 1, whose translation MPPKRQQLKPTRANVSSSLDLESEDISLETTVPTTEDISSSDEQREGSQKVTRQLIERKELLHTVQLLKIELSQKNLIIDNMKADHMSKIEELEERLNETIHQKQVLALRLDSQLKLTQEEQRKQQALRKQEMEAILLRQQQLEETNRQLCEKAGELRRSLRDLDISQDRYQELRGLPDDKISIQEYVAMRFFEAVTPLRTQLTQLNVQKGYLSEELDLHRTKMKTLTESYEEERRTRTELELRSQRLTLELADTKQQIQEGDYRRHNYPNVKRERDNFEAELKDLKRRFETVDLAHAALTRERDTLCNEVATLQQSVTLLQKDKEYLHRQNTELSVRCAHEEDRLERLQVHLEDAKRAREDAYEKYVASRDHYKSEYENKLREELENIRLKTGQEIENLQRTSREMYERENRNLREARDNAVLEKDRAVAAERDAQSRYDQLLEQYRKLQLGTDSRVGELSNQAKLHSFEAERAQMLKEETAKALAQCQVECEKQQKKLELLTQEFYRLQTSSEKRLAELRAQNAEQASRLETYEKLEQELDQVTMQAAEIENEEEAERVLFSYGYGANVPTTAKRRLKQSVHLARRVLQLERQNTSLRRELERHQSQTGQISEELSAANQLLQQTQQPYSYLIETVRQRDAQISMLRERVSSLEDDVSSLRKERSALQQVKNDMAADLERLLNHREEMAMMKQVLISMRSRQGDPLNLSETDRAGIGASGSGKQQSKRINRTTEEESPTKPKPTVFTNKDVPDWYQRLKQKPK comes from the exons ATGCCTCCGAAAAGGCAGCAGTTGAAGCCGACTCGAGCCAATGTCTCCAGCTCCTTGGACCTGGAGTCTGAGGATATCAGTCTGGAGACAACGGTACCCACCACCGAGGATATCTCCTCATCCGACGAGCAGCGGGAAGGCTCCCAGAAGGTGACCCGCCAGCTCATcgagaggaaggagctgctccATACAGTCCAGCTGCTGAAAATCGAGCTTTCTCAAAAGAATCTCATCATAGACAACATGAAGGCCGACCACATGTCAAAG ATTGAGGAACTGGAGGAGAGGCTGAACGAAACCATTCATCAAAAACAAGTGCTGGCCCTAAGACTGGACAGCCAGCTGAAACTTACTCAGGAAGAGCAAAG GAAACAGCAGGCTCTGCgtaagcaggagatggaggccATCTTGctcaggcagcagcagctggaggagacTAACCGACAGCTCTGTGAGAAGGCTGGTGAGCTGCGGAGGTCTCTGAGGGATCTGGACATCTCCCAGGACCGATACCAGGAGCTACGTGGCCTCCCCGACGACAAAATCTCCATACAGGAATACGTAGCT ATGCGTTTCTTTGAAGCTGTGACTCCTCTGCGGACGCAGCTGACTCAACTAAATGTGCAGAAAGGCTACTTGAGCGAAGAGCTGGACTTACACAGAACAAAGATGAAGACTTTGACGGAG AGCTACGAGGAGGAGCGGCGGACTCGTACGGAGCTGGAGCTGAGGAGCCAGAGACTGACTTTAGAGCTGGCTGATACCAAACAGCAGATCCAAGAGGGAGATTATCGGCGACACAACTATCCAAATGTCaaacg TGAGCGGGACAACTTTGAAGCAGAGCTGAAGGACTTAAAGAGGCGATTTGAGACGGTGGACTTGGCTCATGCGGCGCTGACCAGGGAGAGGGACACACTCTGCAATGAG GTGGCAACGTTGCAGCAATCGGTAACTCTCCTGCAGAAGGACAAGGAGTATCTGCACAGGCAGAACACGGAACTCAGTGTTCGCTGTGCACATGAAGAAGACCGCCTGGAGAGGCTGCAG gtaCATTTAGAAGATGCTAAGAGAGCCAGAGAGGATGCCTATGAAAAATATGTAGCATCCAG AGACCACTACAAGTCTGAGTATGAAAACAAGTTGAGAGAGGAGTTGGAGAACATCCGGCTGAAAACCGGTCAGGAGATAGAGAACCTGCAAAGAACCTCAAGAGAGATGTATGAAAGAGAGAACAG GAACCTGCGTGAGGCCAGAGACAATGCGGTGTTGGAGAAGGACAGAGCGGTGGCTGCTGAGAGAGACGCTCAATCCAGATATGACCAACTGCTAGAGCA GTATCGTAAGCTCCAGTTGGGGACTGACAGCCGGGTAGGAGAACTTTCCAACCAGGCCAAGCTGCACTCCTTCGAAGCGGAGCGCGCTCAGATGCTCAAGGAAGAGACGGCTAAGGCCCTGGCCCAGTGCCAGGTGGAATGTGAGAAACAGCAGAAGAAACTGGAG CTCCTCACTCAGGAGTTTTACAGGCTACAGACGTCATCTGAGAAGCGGCTGGCTGAGCTGCGAGCTCAGAATGCAGAGCAGGCATCTCGACTGGAGACGTATGAAAAGCTCGAGCAAGAGTTGGACCAGGTCACCATGCAGGCTGCCGAAA TTGAGAATGAGGAAGAAGCTGAGAGAGTTCTGTTCTCATACGGCTACGGAGCCAACGTTCCCACAACAGCCAAAAGAAGACTAAAACAGAG CGTTCACCTGGCCCGCAGGGTGCTGCAGCTTGAGAGGCAGAACACATCGCTGAGGAGAGAGCTGGAGAGACATCAGTCACAGACAGGACAGATATCTGAGGAG TTGTCTGCAGCCAACCAACTGTTGCAGCAGACACAGCAGCCTTACAGCTACCTGATCGAGACAGTGAGACAAAGGGATGCACAGATCAGCATGCTGAGGGAGCGCGTCTCCTCTCTTGAGGACGATGTCAG CTCCTTGAGGAAGGAGCGCAGTGCGCTGCAACAGGTGAAAAACGACATGGCGGCTGACCTGGAGCGACTTCTTAACCACAGAGAG GAGATGGCCATGATGAAGCAGGTCCTCATCAGCATGCGGTCCAGGCAGGGAGACCCTCTGAACCTGTCGGAAACCGATAGAGCTGGAATCGGGGCCTCTGGTTCAGGAAAACAGCAGTCCAAACGCATCAACAGGACCACGGAAGAAGAATCACCAACCAAGCCCAAACCCactgtgttt ACAAATAAAGACGTTCCAGATTGGTACCAAAGGCTGAAACAGAAACCCAAATGA
- the dis3 gene encoding exosome complex exonuclease RRP44 encodes MLKSKTFVKKTRSGGVMKVVREHYLRDDIWCGSEVCTECKQDSTVLQKDACIESNLCSYPHYLLPDTNVVLHQIDVLEDPVIRNVIILQTVLQEVRHRSAPVYKRLKDIIHEKEKHFYTFTNEHHRETFIEREPGESANDRNDRAIRVAVKWYSQHLKTLESDTDGLKVVLLTNDQGNKQKAEDNDLLVFKFEEYIKSLIANPELVDRLALSTDDKNEITSSKVLFPEHLPLSRIQAGIKSGSFLQGSFRASRDNYLEATVFIQGEGEDSTEVLIQGLQNLNRTVHQDVVAVQLLPRSQWVAPSSVVLQDDGAAKDDNTDEDEEYKALRISAAEAAKKPTGKVVGIIKRNWRPFCGMLMVSQIKESTRHLFTPADRRIPRIRIETRQASSLIGQRIMVAIDGWPKNSRYPNGHFVRSLGGAGEKDTEQEVLLLEHDVPHQAFSQAVLSFLPKMPWAITPEDMEKREDLRHLTVCSVDPPGCTDIDDALHCRELKNGNLEVGVHIADVSHFIRPGNALDKEAANRGTTVYLCGKRIDMVPELLSSNLCSLRSNVDRLAFSCIWEMNHKAEILKTRFTKSVINSKSSQTYAEAQMRIDDTNKNDDITQSLRGLNKLAKILKRHRIEKGALTLSSLEVRFHMDSETHDPIDLQAKELMETNSMVEEFMLLANISVAQKIYDEFPECALLRKHPAPPPSNYDVLLKAAKSKDVEIHTDSAKALADSLDVAKVDGFPYFNTLLRILATRCMMQAVYFCSGMDSDFHHYGLASPIYTHFTSPIRRYSDIIVHRLLAVAIEADSTYPDLMEKHKQSALCSNLNYRHKMSQYAQRASVAFHTQLFFKSRGILNEEGFVLFVRKNAIIVLIPRFGLEGTVFFDTKGKVSPNIVFEEEGPTLKVEHHTFHIFDKVKVTISLDDSNIQHQKIRMALIEPVISGVSVPAPDTEPQAKKPKLDS; translated from the exons ATGTTGAAGTCCAAAACCTTCGTTAAGAAGACCCGGTCGGGTGGGGTGATGAAGGTCGTGCGTGAGCATTACCTGAGAGATGATATTTGGTGCGGAAGTGAAGTTTGCACTGAATGCAAACAGGACTCCACGGTGCTGCAGAAAGACGCGTGCATTGAGAGTAATCTGTGCTCTTATCCGCACTATCTGTTACCTGACACAAATGTGGTGCTACATCAG ATTGACGTGTTGGAAGATCCTGTGATCCGTAATGTGatcatccttcagactgttctgCAGGAGGTACGCCACCGCAGTGCACCGGTCTATAAACGCCTGAAGGACATCATACATGAGAAAGAGAAGCACTTCTACACTTTCACCAATGAACACCACAG AGAGACATTCATTGAACGTGAACCAGGGGAGAGCGCCAATGACCGCAACGATCGTGCGATCCGTGTGGCAGTCAAATGGTACAGCCAGCATCTGAAAACATTAGAGTCTGACACAGATGGGCTGAAAGTGGTCCTCCTCACCAATGATCAAGGGAACAAGCAGAAAGCGGAGGATAACGACCTGTTGGTGTTCAAAT TTGAGGAATACATCAAGAGTCTAATAGCAAACCCTGAGCTCGTGGATCGTCTGGCTTTATCCACTGATGATAAG AATGAGATCACAAGTAGTAAAGTGTTGTTTCCAGAGCATCTTCCTCTGTCCAGGATCCAAGCGGGGATTAAGAGCGGCTCCTTCCTCCAGGGCTCCTTCAGGGCCAGCAGGGACAACTATCTGGAGGCCACAGTCTTTATTCagggagagggggaagacaGCACAGAG GTTCTCATCCAGGGTCTTCAGAACCTCAACAGAACAGTGCACCAGGATGTGGTTGCTGTGCAGCTGTTGCCACGGAGTCAGTGGGTAGCACCCTCATCGGTCGTGCTGCAGGATGACGGTGCTGCAAAGGACGATAACACAGACGAAGACGAGGAGTACAAAGCG CTAAGGATATCAGCAGCTGAGGCAGCCAAAAAACCCACAGGGAAAGTGGTGGGAATCATCAAAAGGAACTGGAGGCCATTCTGCGGCATGCTGATGGTCTCCCAAATCAAAGAG TCCACCCGCCATCTTTTCACCCCTGCGGACCGCCGTATCCCACGCATTCGCATTGAAACACGACAGGCCTCCTCACTCATAGGCCAGAGGATCATGGTGGCCATTGATGGCTGGCCTAAAAACTCCAGATATCCAAAT ggtcaCTTTGTCCGCAGTCTGGGAGGTGCAGGAGAGAAGGACACTGAGCAAGAAGTGTTGCTTCTGGAGCATGATGTTCCACATCAGGCCTTCTCTCAGGCTGTGCTCAGTTTCCTCCCCAAAATGCCTTGGGCCATCACACCTGAG gacatggagaagagagaGGATCTGAGGCATTTGACAGTGTGTAGTGTGGATCCTCCCGGATGTACGGATATAGATGATGCCCTGCACTGTCGGGAGCTGAAAAATGGAAACCTTGAG GTTGGGGTCCACATCGCCGATGTCAGTCACTTCATCAGACCTGGCAATGCGCTGGACAAAGAGGCTGCTAACCGTGGTACCACTGTGTATTTGTGCGGCAAA AGGATAGACATGGTTCCTGAGCTGCTCAGTTCCAATCTTTGCTCTTTACGCTCCAATGTGGACAG GCTGGCTTTTTCATGTATTTGGGAAATGAACCACAAGGCAGAAATTCTAAAGACTCGGTTTACAAAAAGTGTTATCAACTCCAAG TCATCTCAGACATATGCTGAGGCCCAGATGAGGATCGATGACACCAACAAGAATGACGATATCACCCAAAGCCTGCGGGGTCTCAACAAACTAGCCAAAATCCTCAAGAGGCACAGGATAGAGAAGGG GGCATTGACACTGTCATCATTGGAGGTTCGGTTCCACATGGACAGTGAAACCCATGACCCCATAGACCTCCAGGCCAAAGAACTCAT GGAAACAAACTCTATGGTGGAGGAGTTCATGTTGCTGGCCAATATTTCAGTTGCACAGAAAATTTATGATGAATTTCCAGAGTGTGCTCTACTAAGGAAACATCCAGCACCACCTCCATCTAACTATGACGTCCTGCTCAAGGCTGCAAAGTCCAAG GATGTGGAGATCCACACAGATTCAGCCAAGGCACTGGCCGACTCCCTCGATGTAGCCAAAGTGGATGGCTTTCCATACTTTAACACCTTGTTGCGCATCTTGGCCACTCGCTGCATGATGCAGGCGGTCTATTTTTGTTCTGGCATGGACAGTGATTTCCATCATTATGGTCTCGCCTCTCCCATTTACACACACTTCACGTCACCCATTAGGAG GTATTCAGATATCATCGTGCACCGCCTGCTGGCAGTGGCCATCGAAGCAGACAGCACCTATCCAGATTTGATGGAGAAACATAAGCAGTCGGCCCTCTGCAGCAACCTCAACTACAGACACAAAATGTCTCAGTATGCACAGAGGGCATCTGTGGCCTTCCACACACAG TTGTTCTTCAAGAGCCGAGGCATACTGAATGAAGAAGGATTTGTTCTGTTCGTGAGGAAGAATGCGATCATTGTTCTCATCCCGAGGTTTGGTCTGGAGGGAACAGTCTTCTTTGACACCAAGGGCAAAGTTTCCCCAAACATCGTTTTTGAGGAAGAG GGTCCCACTCTAAAGGTGGAGCATCACACGTTTCACATATTTGATAAAGTGAAGGTCACCATCAGCCTAGACGACTCCAACATTCAGCACCAGAAGATCCGTATGGCTTTAATTGAACCTGTG atcTCTGGTGTGAGTGTTCCTGCCCCTGATACTGAACCACAGGCCAAGAAACCAAAACTGGACAGCTAA